In Caldisphaera lagunensis DSM 15908, a single genomic region encodes these proteins:
- a CDS encoding Zn-ribbon domain-containing OB-fold protein: MSMDLSISRFWRKKEILYKLNGAKCKSCGKVHYPPKNACPYCGSRELEYIELPRKGKLISYTTIYAIPDGARPQSPIYFGLIDLGIAKITAELTDIIDPSILKKDMEVEATLRKTQEDRDAGLIYYVLKFRPSLVHK; encoded by the coding sequence ATGTCAATGGATTTATCCATATCTAGGTTTTGGAGAAAGAAGGAGATCTTATATAAATTAAATGGTGCAAAATGCAAATCTTGCGGTAAAGTTCATTACCCGCCAAAAAATGCTTGTCCTTATTGTGGAAGCAGAGAATTGGAATACATAGAATTACCTAGAAAAGGTAAACTAATATCATATACAACAATATATGCAATACCAGATGGTGCAAGACCTCAATCACCAATATATTTTGGGTTAATAGATTTGGGTATTGCTAAAATCACTGCTGAATTAACAGATATAATTGATCCAAGCATCTTGAAAAAAGATATGGAGGTTGAGGCAACTTTAAGGAAAACTCAAGAAGATAGGGATGCAGGTCTTATTTATTATGTGTTAAAATTCAGACCATCATTGGTGCATAAATAA
- a CDS encoding hydroxymethylglutaryl-CoA synthase, translating into MATPKAGIHGWGVYIPLYRLPLSDIAKVWGWHPDQYKGLAVEEKAIASSDEDSLTMGYEAAYNAIQRAKIEPKKISAIFFGTESKPYAVKPSATIIGEALGITPYTMASDLEFACRAASEGMRSLIGMTASGLIDFGLAIGSDTAQANPGDVLEFTAASGAAAFVIGRTNNASAIIEDSVTFVTDTPDFWRRASQPYPLHGEGFTGEPAYFYHIENAVKALLEKTGLRPSDFDYAIFHQPNGKFPVKVGQDLGFNMDQMKDGLVTPMIGNTYNASALMGLARVLDKAKAGQKILLAPFGSGAGSDAYLITVTDEVENRKYLAPMVDDYLNRKVLINYATYAKSRSIIHVIK; encoded by the coding sequence TTGGCAACTCCGAAAGCAGGCATACACGGTTGGGGTGTTTACATACCCTTATATAGATTGCCATTATCAGATATAGCCAAAGTATGGGGTTGGCATCCAGACCAATATAAAGGATTAGCTGTTGAGGAAAAAGCCATTGCAAGTTCTGACGAAGATTCTTTAACAATGGGATATGAGGCAGCATATAATGCAATTCAAAGAGCTAAAATAGAACCTAAAAAAATTAGTGCAATCTTTTTTGGTACAGAATCAAAGCCATACGCTGTAAAGCCAAGTGCAACAATTATTGGAGAGGCACTAGGAATTACTCCATATACTATGGCAAGTGATCTTGAGTTTGCATGTAGAGCAGCAAGTGAAGGTATGAGATCTTTAATTGGTATGACAGCCTCTGGGCTTATAGATTTTGGTTTAGCAATAGGGAGCGATACAGCTCAAGCAAATCCAGGGGATGTGCTAGAATTCACAGCTGCTAGTGGGGCAGCTGCATTTGTAATAGGAAGAACCAATAATGCATCAGCAATAATAGAGGACTCAGTAACATTTGTTACCGATACTCCTGATTTTTGGAGAAGGGCTTCGCAACCATACCCTCTTCATGGTGAAGGATTTACAGGAGAGCCTGCATATTTCTATCATATTGAAAATGCAGTAAAGGCGTTATTAGAGAAAACAGGGCTAAGGCCAAGTGATTTTGATTATGCAATATTCCATCAACCCAATGGAAAGTTTCCAGTAAAAGTAGGTCAAGATTTAGGATTTAATATGGATCAGATGAAAGATGGATTAGTAACACCTATGATTGGAAATACATATAATGCAAGTGCATTAATGGGCTTAGCCAGAGTTTTAGATAAAGCAAAGGCAGGACAAAAAATATTATTAGCTCCTTTTGGAAGTGGTGCAGGAAGCGATGCTTATTTAATAACAGTTACCGATGAGGTGGAAAATAGAAAATATCTGGCCCCAATGGTTGATGATTATCTAAATAGAAAAGTTTTGATAAATTATGCAACTTATGCAAAGAGTAGATCTATTATTCATGTGATTAAATGA
- a CDS encoding chromatin protein Cren7 has translation MPEKFPPVKVKDPSSGKEVELSPIKVWTLAPKSRKGVKIGLFKSPETGKFFRAKVPENYP, from the coding sequence ATGCCTGAAAAGTTCCCACCTGTTAAGGTAAAAGATCCATCGTCTGGAAAGGAAGTTGAATTGTCTCCAATAAAAGTATGGACTCTGGCTCCAAAAAGCAGAAAAGGAGTTAAAATAGGCCTCTTTAAGAGCCCTGAAACAGGCAAGTTCTTTAGAGCCAAAGTTCCTGAAAACTATCCGTAA
- a CDS encoding DUF120 domain-containing protein: MCKKTFKAKVFSGKNEGEFFVSLYSKNIKNKLGFIPYPGTLNAKLISDVEEFNQCLLKSKMIIIDPPNIPNTKFGRVYAYPILIFNSLNSYILRPEITIYNKEVIEIISDKKLRDLLNINDGSIIEINILIE, translated from the coding sequence TTGTGCAAAAAGACCTTTAAAGCTAAGGTGTTTAGCGGAAAAAACGAAGGAGAATTCTTCGTTAGTCTATACTCAAAGAACATAAAAAACAAATTGGGATTCATTCCCTATCCAGGAACTCTAAATGCAAAACTAATATCTGATGTAGAAGAATTTAATCAATGTTTATTAAAATCAAAGATGATTATAATAGATCCTCCAAATATTCCAAATACAAAATTTGGGAGAGTTTATGCATATCCAATTTTGATTTTTAATTCGTTGAATTCATATATTTTAAGGCCTGAAATAACAATATATAACAAAGAAGTTATAGAAATAATATCAGATAAAAAGCTGAGAGATTTGTTAAATATTAATGATGGATCTATAATAGAAATAAATATTTTAATAGAATAA
- a CDS encoding thiolase family protein, producing the protein MVVYVEGVGMTKIDRHYDYSLKDLAAKAAFNAIDQSGGADGIDYLIFSSSLASLQDSQLDSASYLATSLGLKGVRALNIEAGEASGLAAISVAKSLLESHQADKVLVVGAEKLNEFVSSKVYKQLQMLYDGDTKSFYNIGFAGEAALLMRLYMDTYNINRDTMSYWPALMHSNAKENPYAMLNFAIKPDKVAKSQILADPITLLDSYPLGDGAAAVVLSNRDVARSPIAKISAIESSTGYGSIEMSDDPLQFDSLSDAYRRISNIADLSNIDFIEIHDSFTITAMIILETLGFANRGKAAELVSTGYFSPGGKGPVANPSGGLKARGHPLGATGIYQIAESSLQVSGKFPGIKISNAKKGLVVSLNGLGSSAYVALVEGV; encoded by the coding sequence ATGGTAGTTTATGTTGAAGGCGTTGGAATGACCAAAATAGATAGGCATTATGATTATAGCTTAAAGGATTTAGCAGCAAAGGCGGCTTTTAATGCAATAGACCAATCAGGAGGTGCTGATGGAATAGATTATCTCATATTTTCTAGTAGTCTAGCATCTTTGCAAGATTCTCAATTAGATTCAGCAAGTTATTTAGCAACATCTCTAGGATTAAAAGGGGTAAGAGCATTAAATATTGAGGCAGGAGAAGCAAGCGGATTAGCAGCAATTTCTGTTGCTAAATCGTTGTTGGAGTCTCATCAAGCAGATAAGGTATTAGTTGTTGGTGCTGAAAAATTAAACGAATTTGTAAGTTCAAAAGTTTATAAGCAATTGCAAATGTTATATGATGGAGATACAAAGTCTTTTTACAATATTGGATTTGCAGGAGAAGCTGCTTTATTAATGAGGCTATATATGGATACATATAATATAAATAGGGATACAATGTCTTATTGGCCGGCATTAATGCATTCTAATGCTAAAGAAAATCCATATGCAATGTTAAATTTTGCAATTAAACCTGATAAAGTAGCAAAATCCCAAATTTTGGCAGATCCAATTACACTTCTCGATTCATATCCATTGGGTGATGGTGCAGCAGCAGTAGTTTTATCTAATAGAGACGTAGCTAGATCTCCTATTGCTAAAATCTCTGCGATTGAATCATCAACTGGTTATGGTTCTATAGAAATGAGTGATGATCCATTGCAGTTTGATTCTTTATCAGATGCATATAGAAGGATATCTAATATTGCAGATTTATCAAATATAGATTTTATAGAGATTCACGACTCTTTTACAATAACTGCTATGATAATATTGGAAACCCTAGGATTTGCTAATCGCGGAAAGGCAGCAGAGTTGGTATCAACTGGTTATTTCTCTCCAGGAGGAAAAGGTCCTGTGGCAAATCCAAGCGGTGGATTAAAAGCTAGAGGTCATCCTTTAGGTGCTACTGGTATATATCAAATAGCAGAATCATCATTACAGGTTTCTGGAAAATTCCCTGGTATAAAGATAAGCAATGCAAAGAAAGGTTTGGTAGTATCTCTTAATGGTTTAGGATCAAGTGCTTATGTAGCTTTGGTTGAGGGGGTGTAA
- a CDS encoding acyl-CoA dehydrogenase family protein: MINLDFDLSQDEKLFKESIHEFLSKELSPIWIKMDSERKIPTEVIHKMGEQGLFAIAVPEEYGGQGGNFLLAALAVEEVAYNDPAVATAVFTLLNNSWPYILYLYGKEEAKQEILPIVGKGRGFFGIASTETIGGSDVAGERTTAKKEGNLYKINGEKIYISGVREALEQLDLGSWFLIARTGRQEDKHRGLSTFAFIGNKNGKITEGLEYSILNTIGRHAISTGLLHFKDATIDSNHLIGEENKGFYLAMQGFSIARVLVSAANIGAAQWALEQAVKYSRERRMFDDKPIASFQGVSFPIAEVAAKIEATRLLIYKSAQLADKIFIKKESGYKPQDLNYWASASKIMAIETAFQAIETTMKTYGGYSYTEEANVFRNLLGVLSYLVGAEGSQNIMRYIVARELIGREYVKGE; encoded by the coding sequence GTGATAAATTTGGATTTTGATCTTTCCCAAGATGAAAAACTTTTCAAAGAATCTATACATGAGTTCTTATCTAAAGAACTCAGTCCAATATGGATAAAAATGGATAGCGAAAGGAAGATACCTACAGAAGTTATCCATAAAATGGGTGAACAGGGATTATTTGCAATAGCTGTACCAGAAGAATATGGGGGTCAAGGAGGAAACTTTCTCTTAGCTGCGCTAGCTGTTGAAGAAGTAGCATATAATGATCCTGCTGTTGCAACAGCTGTATTTACTTTATTAAATAATAGCTGGCCATATATATTGTATCTTTATGGTAAGGAAGAAGCAAAGCAAGAAATACTTCCCATAGTGGGAAAAGGAAGAGGGTTCTTCGGCATAGCCTCTACAGAAACTATAGGAGGAAGCGATGTTGCAGGAGAGAGAACAACTGCTAAAAAAGAAGGGAATTTGTATAAAATCAATGGAGAAAAAATATACATAAGCGGTGTAAGAGAAGCATTAGAACAATTAGATTTGGGTAGTTGGTTTCTAATTGCAAGAACTGGAAGACAAGAAGATAAGCATAGAGGATTATCTACGTTTGCCTTCATAGGTAATAAAAACGGGAAAATAACTGAAGGTCTTGAATATTCTATTTTAAACACTATTGGTAGGCATGCAATATCTACAGGATTATTACATTTTAAAGATGCAACAATTGATTCAAATCATTTGATTGGAGAGGAAAATAAAGGTTTTTATTTGGCAATGCAAGGATTTTCAATAGCTAGAGTTTTAGTAAGTGCAGCAAATATAGGTGCAGCTCAATGGGCTTTAGAGCAGGCTGTTAAGTATTCTAGAGAAAGAAGGATGTTTGATGATAAACCAATAGCATCTTTCCAGGGTGTTAGTTTTCCAATTGCAGAGGTTGCAGCAAAAATAGAAGCAACTAGACTATTAATTTATAAATCAGCCCAACTTGCAGATAAAATATTCATTAAAAAGGAATCAGGATATAAACCGCAAGATCTTAATTATTGGGCATCAGCATCAAAAATTATGGCCATAGAAACGGCTTTCCAGGCAATAGAAACAACAATGAAAACCTATGGGGGATATTCTTATACAGAAGAGGCTAACGTATTTAGGAACCTGTTAGGAGTATTATCATATTTAGTTGGCGCGGAAGGCTCACAAAATATCATGAGATATATAGTTGCTAGAGAATTGATCGGAAGAGAATACGTCAAAGGAGAATAA
- a CDS encoding 3-hydroxyacyl-CoA dehydrogenase/enoyl-CoA hydratase family protein has product MPSPDKIKTILVIGAGTMGHGIAELAAVAGYKVFLADINNDIIKNGLEKIKWSLSKLSEKGSLKESVDSIMSRIVPVVNTDPQGNFTKEFENAIKESDMFIEAIPERLDLKQALFKFIDKNRKQDTIMATNTSSLPITEIASATSSPELVVGMHFFNPPPLMPLVEIIKGEKTSDNTVSVTYQIAKNFGKQPVIVKKDVPGFIANRVLARFLNTACWLAYKGLYSILEIDSAVRYSLNFPMGAFELADYSGIDVFYFVNKAMTERGFKMTHCPLFEQKFNSKELGMKSGKGFYEYPKPGAYVRPQIPKDIANKVDPVLLIAPAINEGSWLLENDVATKEDIDKAVKLGLGWPKGLFEFADDFGIDKINNALKQLKQIFGYEEFEPTNMLKTMESNNQLGRKTGKGFYEYRKVEEVSKKTLIIRYEKPIAWIVLNRPNKLNAISPDLIKELAETLDELELNDDIRVLIITGSGRAFSAGADVSAFVGLTPIQAAIFSKKFQELTLKMEFYAKPIIIAINGYALGGGLEVAMSGDIRIASETAILGQPEINLGFIPGAGGTQRLPRLVGRGQSKLMIFTGDSITARDALSLKLVDKVVPPERLEQEARELALKLAEKPPLALMAAKISIEQGLESNIWAGLNLEANLFGLLFSTEDVSEGVSAFLEKRKPSFKGK; this is encoded by the coding sequence TTGCCCTCTCCAGATAAAATAAAGACAATATTAGTTATAGGAGCAGGAACTATGGGTCATGGAATAGCAGAATTGGCTGCAGTTGCTGGTTATAAGGTATTCCTTGCAGATATAAACAATGATATTATTAAAAACGGTTTAGAAAAAATCAAATGGAGTCTTTCAAAACTTTCCGAAAAAGGTAGCCTAAAAGAAAGCGTTGATTCAATTATGTCTAGAATAGTTCCTGTTGTTAACACAGACCCCCAAGGTAATTTCACTAAAGAATTTGAAAATGCAATTAAAGAGTCTGATATGTTTATTGAGGCAATTCCAGAAAGATTAGATCTGAAACAAGCCTTGTTCAAATTTATAGATAAAAACAGAAAACAAGATACAATAATGGCAACGAATACAAGTAGTCTTCCCATAACTGAAATTGCATCAGCTACATCATCGCCAGAACTTGTTGTAGGAATGCACTTCTTTAACCCTCCACCATTGATGCCTTTGGTAGAAATAATAAAAGGTGAAAAGACCTCAGATAATACCGTTTCTGTAACTTATCAAATAGCTAAGAATTTTGGGAAACAACCTGTTATTGTTAAAAAAGACGTTCCAGGCTTTATAGCTAATAGAGTATTAGCTAGGTTCTTAAACACAGCTTGTTGGCTAGCATACAAAGGATTATATTCAATATTAGAGATTGATTCTGCTGTTAGATATAGTTTAAACTTCCCCATGGGTGCGTTTGAATTAGCAGATTATAGTGGTATTGATGTATTTTATTTTGTAAACAAAGCCATGACTGAAAGAGGTTTCAAAATGACACATTGTCCGTTGTTTGAACAAAAATTCAATTCAAAAGAGCTTGGAATGAAATCTGGTAAAGGATTTTATGAATATCCTAAGCCTGGAGCTTATGTTAGACCACAAATTCCAAAAGACATAGCAAATAAAGTTGATCCCGTATTATTAATTGCCCCAGCAATCAATGAAGGTTCATGGTTGCTAGAAAATGATGTAGCAACAAAAGAAGACATAGATAAGGCTGTAAAACTTGGGTTGGGATGGCCAAAGGGTTTATTTGAGTTTGCTGATGATTTTGGAATAGATAAAATAAATAATGCCTTAAAGCAATTAAAACAAATTTTTGGATATGAAGAATTTGAGCCAACAAACATGTTAAAGACGATGGAATCAAATAATCAACTTGGAAGAAAGACAGGGAAGGGATTTTATGAATATAGGAAAGTTGAAGAGGTTAGCAAGAAGACATTAATAATAAGATATGAAAAGCCAATTGCATGGATAGTATTAAATAGACCTAACAAGCTTAACGCAATCTCTCCTGATCTTATAAAAGAGTTAGCGGAGACTTTAGATGAACTTGAGTTAAATGATGACATAAGAGTCTTAATTATAACAGGGTCAGGAAGAGCTTTTAGCGCAGGAGCTGATGTATCAGCATTTGTTGGACTTACACCAATACAGGCAGCAATATTTTCAAAGAAATTCCAAGAATTAACTTTAAAGATGGAATTCTATGCAAAGCCCATTATCATAGCAATTAATGGCTATGCATTAGGTGGGGGTTTAGAAGTTGCTATGAGCGGAGACATAAGAATAGCATCAGAAACTGCAATTTTGGGACAGCCAGAAATAAATTTAGGATTCATTCCTGGAGCAGGAGGAACTCAGAGATTGCCTAGATTAGTTGGAAGGGGACAATCAAAATTAATGATATTTACTGGCGATAGCATAACGGCTCGTGATGCTTTATCATTAAAACTAGTCGATAAGGTTGTTCCACCGGAAAGATTAGAGCAAGAAGCAAGGGAGCTAGCATTAAAGCTCGCAGAAAAACCACCATTAGCATTAATGGCAGCTAAGATATCTATAGAACAAGGTCTTGAAAGCAATATATGGGCAGGATTAAACTTAGAGGCAAATCTGTTTGGCTTGCTATTTAGCACAGAAGATGTTTCTGAAGGTGTATCTGCATTTTTAGAAAAAAGAAAACCATCGTTTAAAGGTAAATAA
- a CDS encoding DNA primase large subunit, with amino-acid sequence MLTYSKYPFIISLEEYSKMNYGYRIDINSLLENEKIVKISKKRLGEAITKKVSPLKNGDTTDEEVYSFYVSLAAIKASNSVIALDLFAKAEANRASYFIDYEDEENLIALSNAMGLKIEKELIKIPWIINTNGKITYRMLPYYVKMEDYLKIAVNAQENAFRLVNSFLLNGKVYLDIKILKRLLEVGIIVKIKNISKDLEINDLVLDFSNEIFRYLKLAENKIPTSKIEYKAFPPCMTSFRELLDKGKIDEERLYQYIAFLISIGIDEEELSDILANGLGISPNLSKRIAKAFLSIEDLSPYRCDVMKKKNLCPKDCGGKHPVLVYKKNLQDMSNK; translated from the coding sequence ATGCTCACATATAGCAAATATCCGTTTATTATATCTTTAGAAGAATATAGCAAAATGAACTACGGATATAGAATTGATATAAACTCATTACTTGAGAATGAAAAAATAGTAAAAATTTCTAAAAAAAGGCTTGGAGAGGCAATAACAAAAAAGGTGAGTCCATTAAAAAATGGAGATACAACAGATGAAGAGGTTTATTCATTTTATGTTTCATTAGCTGCTATTAAAGCTTCAAATTCTGTTATTGCATTAGATTTATTCGCAAAGGCCGAAGCAAATAGGGCTAGCTATTTTATTGATTATGAAGATGAAGAAAATTTAATTGCTTTAAGTAATGCTATGGGATTAAAAATTGAAAAAGAGTTAATAAAGATACCTTGGATTATTAACACAAATGGAAAAATAACTTATAGAATGCTGCCATATTATGTAAAAATGGAAGATTACTTAAAAATAGCAGTAAATGCTCAAGAAAATGCATTTCGATTAGTAAATTCATTTTTGTTAAATGGAAAGGTTTATCTTGATATAAAAATTTTAAAAAGGCTATTAGAAGTTGGTATTATAGTTAAAATAAAAAATATATCTAAAGATTTAGAAATAAATGATTTAGTTTTAGATTTTTCAAATGAAATTTTTAGATATTTAAAGTTAGCTGAAAACAAAATACCTACAAGTAAAATTGAATATAAGGCTTTTCCTCCATGTATGACAAGCTTTAGAGAACTATTAGATAAAGGTAAAATTGATGAAGAAAGACTTTATCAATATATAGCATTTTTGATTTCCATTGGAATTGATGAAGAAGAATTAAGTGATATATTGGCTAACGGTTTAGGAATCTCTCCAAATTTATCAAAAAGGATCGCAAAAGCTTTTCTAAGTATTGAGGATTTAAGCCCTTATAGATGCGATGTAATGAAGAAGAAAAACTTATGCCCTAAAGATTGCGGGGGTAAGCATCCAGTCCTTGTCTATAAAAAGAATCTGCAAGACATGTCTAACAAGTAA
- a CDS encoding MmgE/PrpD family protein, with protein sequence MSSYKDLSERIADWASNITYKNIPDNVIEEAKKRILDTFGVAIGAFNEEPVSIARWVAESSSSSRLSATIWGTDRTGPADHVDFANGCASRYFDFMDTYLSKEALHPSDNIPAIIAAAEIAKADGKKILEGLVTAYEITARLADAYSVRSKGWDHVVYIAIASAVGAGKVLGLDKEGLLQAINLSTVNAAALRQTRAGELSMWKGCAAANASRNGLFAAILASRGMKGPSPIFSGEFGFFRVALNGDKFDIPKMGGEDNEPFKVLETSIKYWPVEYHAMSAVDAALKIREKAGSLKPEDIKEVNVKTFQVSYNIIVKDPEKWDPKTRETADHSLPYIVAAALLDGKVWLDTFHEERYLANDVRDVLKKMKVEVDPEHDKLYPTGIKNTITVKLSDGRTFEESSTYPPGHFKNPLSREGVVDKFLRVTNGKLYKRNAKQFIDIVWNIEKCMNISKALSLLKIKE encoded by the coding sequence ATGTCTTCCTATAAGGATTTATCTGAAAGAATAGCAGACTGGGCATCTAATATTACTTATAAAAACATTCCAGACAATGTAATAGAAGAAGCTAAAAAGAGGATTCTTGATACCTTTGGTGTTGCTATTGGAGCATTTAATGAAGAACCTGTTAGTATTGCTAGATGGGTAGCTGAATCGTCATCAAGTTCAAGACTTTCTGCAACTATTTGGGGTACAGATAGGACTGGGCCAGCAGACCATGTAGATTTTGCAAATGGATGTGCATCAAGGTACTTCGATTTTATGGATACATATCTTTCTAAAGAAGCCCTTCACCCAAGCGATAACATACCAGCTATTATAGCTGCTGCAGAAATAGCAAAAGCTGATGGTAAAAAAATCTTAGAAGGATTAGTTACTGCCTATGAGATTACTGCAAGATTAGCTGACGCATATAGTGTTAGGAGCAAAGGATGGGATCACGTTGTTTATATCGCAATAGCATCTGCTGTAGGAGCAGGAAAAGTTTTAGGATTAGATAAAGAGGGATTGCTGCAGGCAATTAATTTATCTACTGTAAATGCTGCAGCATTAAGGCAAACAAGAGCTGGAGAACTTAGCATGTGGAAAGGCTGTGCAGCTGCAAATGCATCTAGAAATGGTTTATTTGCTGCAATTCTCGCTTCCAGAGGCATGAAAGGTCCATCTCCAATATTTAGCGGGGAGTTTGGATTCTTTAGAGTTGCATTAAATGGAGATAAATTCGATATACCAAAAATGGGTGGAGAAGATAATGAACCTTTTAAGGTATTAGAAACGAGCATAAAGTATTGGCCTGTAGAATATCATGCTATGAGCGCTGTTGATGCTGCATTAAAAATTAGGGAGAAAGCCGGTTCATTAAAGCCAGAAGATATCAAAGAAGTTAATGTAAAGACTTTTCAGGTTTCTTATAACATTATAGTGAAAGATCCAGAAAAGTGGGATCCAAAAACAAGAGAAACAGCAGATCATAGCTTACCATATATAGTTGCTGCTGCACTTCTTGATGGTAAAGTTTGGTTAGATACATTCCATGAAGAAAGATATTTAGCAAACGATGTCAGGGATGTATTAAAGAAAATGAAAGTTGAAGTTGATCCGGAACATGACAAATTATATCCCACTGGAATTAAAAATACAATTACTGTAAAATTATCTGATGGCAGAACATTTGAAGAAAGCAGCACATATCCTCCAGGTCACTTTAAGAATCCTCTTAGCAGAGAAGGTGTGGTTGATAAATTCTTAAGAGTAACTAATGGGAAATTATATAAGAGAAATGCAAAACAGTTCATAGATATTGTATGGAATATAGAGAAATGCATGAACATAAGTAAAGCGTTAAGTCTTTTAAAAATAAAAGAGTAA
- the hmgA gene encoding hydroxymethylglutaryl-CoA reductase (NADPH), translated as MSSNIDEILDKLEKGELSISRLDQFLKSSNLATLVRRHYLEKKYNIKLTAIASTLLDFEDLVGHNIENPIGAIQIPVGVVGPLKINGDYAKGEFFVPMATTEGALVAGVNRGVKTLTLSGGVKTKILYDGMARAPLIWTPSVEEAHRLSIWLRNNIDKFKELTKQVTSHGELKDMQIFIVGNMIWPRFVFNTADAMGMNIATIASDRICKYIDDTYEGTHKCISVSGNLCVDKKPSYLDKILGRGKYVIAEAIIKKEILKDVMKLSSYEIDYINKSKNLLGNAVSGSLSYNAQFANIIAAIFLATGQDLAQVVESSLGYVWTETRGEDLYISVTLTSLEVGTVGGGTWLPTQKESLQLLGISGGGNPPGTNSLKLAEIIASTALAGELNLLAAQAAGELASAHEKLGRVKK; from the coding sequence ATGAGTAGTAACATAGATGAAATATTGGATAAGTTAGAGAAAGGAGAATTAAGCATAAGTAGGCTAGATCAATTTTTAAAAAGCTCAAATTTGGCAACATTAGTTAGAAGACATTATTTAGAGAAAAAATATAACATAAAGCTTACTGCAATCGCCTCTACTTTATTAGATTTTGAGGACTTGGTTGGCCATAATATAGAAAATCCCATAGGAGCAATTCAAATACCTGTTGGGGTTGTTGGACCTCTTAAAATAAATGGAGATTATGCAAAAGGTGAATTTTTTGTACCAATGGCTACAACTGAAGGAGCCTTAGTTGCAGGAGTAAATAGGGGTGTGAAAACATTAACATTAAGTGGTGGGGTCAAAACAAAGATATTATATGATGGAATGGCCAGGGCTCCTTTGATTTGGACTCCAAGTGTTGAAGAAGCCCATAGATTATCTATATGGCTTAGAAATAATATAGACAAATTTAAAGAGTTAACTAAGCAAGTTACTAGCCATGGAGAGCTCAAGGATATGCAGATTTTTATTGTTGGTAATATGATTTGGCCACGGTTTGTCTTTAATACAGCTGATGCCATGGGAATGAATATTGCTACCATAGCTAGCGATAGGATATGCAAATATATAGATGATACATATGAAGGAACTCATAAATGTATTAGCGTAAGCGGTAATTTATGTGTTGATAAAAAACCAAGCTACCTTGATAAAATACTAGGAAGGGGAAAATATGTTATAGCAGAAGCTATTATAAAGAAGGAAATACTTAAAGATGTTATGAAATTAAGCTCTTATGAAATAGATTATATTAATAAATCAAAAAATTTGTTAGGAAACGCAGTTTCAGGTAGTTTAAGTTATAATGCTCAATTTGCAAATATAATAGCCGCGATATTTTTGGCAACAGGGCAAGATTTAGCACAGGTTGTCGAAAGTAGTCTAGGTTATGTATGGACAGAAACTAGAGGAGAGGATCTTTACATATCAGTTACATTGACTAGTTTAGAAGTCGGTACTGTTGGAGGAGGTACATGGCTTCCAACTCAAAAGGAATCTTTACAATTGTTAGGTATATCAGGTGGGGGTAATCCTCCAGGAACTAATTCATTAAAATTAGCAGAAATTATTGCATCAACAGCATTAGCTGGGGAGCTTAATTTATTAGCTGCTCAAGCTGCAGGAGAATTAGCATCTGCCCATGAAAAATTAGGAAGAGTTAAAAAATAA